The Arvicola amphibius chromosome 4, mArvAmp1.2, whole genome shotgun sequence genome includes the window ATGGACAAACTCCCACGACAGTTCCTGCCTCCCCCAGGCTCCTACTTACCACTCACCACCTACAGGTGTTTGGCACCAGTTCTGAAGAACACATGGAGGCCATCGCGCGTGTGAAGAAAGCCAAGGTGAGGTTGTGCACCCCCAGGCAAGTGCTGGGTGGCCAGCGGCAGTATCTGGGTGGCAGGAAGGGATGCCAGGGTGGCAGCAAAACTGGGGACTATAACATGCATGCTGAGCCTGCTTATTCCTATGATGTCCCCCAGTACACTTTTCTCTGCAGGCTCCCACATATGCCCTGAAAGTCTCTGTCATGCGTGCCAAGAACCTTCTGGCTAAAGACCCCAATGGTGAGTGGGTATCTGGCAGGCCCTCTGAGTGCCCGGCAGCTGTTCCTGGAAGCTGTGCACAGTGGAGAAAGTGAGGGCCAAGGACTGAGGCACCTGCTCCGTTTCAGGCTTCAGTGACCCATATTGCATGCTGGGCATCCTGCCTGCCTCAAGTGCCCCACAGGAGTCGAGTGGGCAGAAGGAGCAGCGCTTTGGCttccgcaagagcagcaagcgtagcagcccactgcctgccaagTGTATCCAGGTCACTGAGGTCAAGAGCAGCACCCTGAATCCTGTCTGGAAGGAGCACTTCCTCTTGTAAGGCTCCTACCCCGACGATAGCCAAATACCCCAAATGATGACCACTCATTGCTGCCCAGGCAGCTCTTAAGAGGGATTAGTAACACACCCACTGTCCAAGGGAATAACCGAAGGCTCACAGGCAGATGTTATATCCCTGTGGCCACACAGCTGGTAGCAAGTGGAAATTAGGATGTGATCCCAGCAGTCTGTGTGGAGAACATGATCACCACCAATTGCTCCTGgacatccccctgcctcacccTTGTTCATATGTGGCCAGGGAGTTTCATAGacatttctctgtgttctctgcagtGAAATTGAGGATGTCAACACAGACCAGCTGCACCTGGACATCTGGTAGAAGACCCTGAGCTTGGCAGGGCGTGGGGAGTGGTCACACCCCTAGTTTGGGCAGGAATGAGGGCTGGGAACTCCAGTCAAACTATCTTTCACCTTTAGGGACCACGATGATGACGTATCCCTGGCGGAAGCGTGCAGGAAACTGAATGAAGTTATTGGCCTGAAGGGCATGAGCAggtatggggtggggggagtggggagtcATAACCCTAGGCCTGTGCATTCAGCTTAGCTGCAGGGGTCAGTGGCTTTCCAGGACCACCAGAGTAATACCACCCTCCTGTCATCCCTGCTGTGTCCAGATACTTCAAACAGATTGTCAAGTCGGCCCGTGCAAATGGGACAGCAGGGCCCACCGAGGACCACACTGACGATTTCCTGGGATGCCTCAACATTCCTATcagggtgtgtggggaggggtggtgtgtgtgggttATTAGGATTCTTTATGGGGATGTGGGGGTGCCCCAGAGCCCTTGGGCATCTCCAGTGGCAGTGCCCTATGACTCCCATAGAGCATCCCACTCTTTTGGGGCTGGAGGAGGTGGGCTGCACTGGGCACCTACTCAGGAATGCTGAGTAGCATTCCCTTCTCTCCAGGGTCCCAGAGggtatctggttttattttgtctttagtgAGGTTTGAAAcaccctaccactgagccccCTTTGTGGTTGTGTACGAGGGAGAAGGGGCGGAGTCTCAAGGTCTataccttccccctccctcctctcaggaGGTGCCCGTGGCAGGTGCTGACCGCTGGTTTAAGCTGGAACCCCGCTCTAGTGCCTCCCGTGTGCAAGGAGACTGCCACCTGGTCCTCAAGCTGATCACCACCCAGGTGGGATGCCAGGGGAGCCTGCACCCCTGCCtgcaaggctgaggcagaactgaTTACAGACCTCAGGTTCTGCCTTCCAGAGGGACACTGCTATGAGCCAGCGTGGACGCTCCGGCTTCCTGTCCTACCTGCTGCTCCTCAGCCGTGTGCTGCGGTTTGAGCACCGAGTGGAGGAGGTAGTGGGTGCCCCTAGGCTGCTGAGTAGAGAGTAAAGGgcccagagcagagcagggatgGAGCGGCTCTCTGACCTCTGCCCATCCTGGTTTCCTTCTCCAGCCCAACTCCAGCAGTTGGCGTGGCGAGCTTAGTGGACCTGGGACCACAGTCCTTTGTCTGCATGGAGCCCAAAGCAATCTGTCACCCTTGCAGCTGGCAGTGCTGTGAGTAGGCAGGGTGGCCCTTGTGGGTAGACCCTTCTGAGAAGGCTGTAAGTGGGTGGAGCATGGGAAACAACAACGCTGTGGGGTGGGACCTGTTACGCAGAGCAGACCACAAGCCTGGGCTCCTACAGGCACTGGCAAGTCAGTAGCCGCCACCATCAGTCACGCACCCTGGACTACGGCTACCTGCTGGGGCTGCTGGAAGATGTGCAGGCGCACTGGGAGGAGGCGGCTTCCCTACCCCAGGAGCAGGTGGGCACGGGCATGGCTACAGGTCTGTAGAGTTCGCTAGGAGCTAAGGGACAGAGCCCTGCCCTCGTAGGGCTTGAAAACATGAGCTGTGTAATAGGGGAGAGACAGCTGTGCAGTAAGGAGGTGGCGGTTGCAGCGGAGTAGCTGTGGAAGGATGTCATgaagggtcagcctgggctgagGGCAAAGCCTCTGAGGTGGTGAGTGTCTAAGCTGCAGGAGCAGGTGGGTGCTGGCAGAATGGAGCAGATGAGACAGGAGCTATGAAGGCGCCGGGCTTGTAGGTGCAGTGAGGGGAGAGGGGCAGAAGCAGTGAGTGGGGCAGCTAGTTGGGAAGAGACTGGGCTAGCCACACGAAGCAGTGGTGTTTCCGTGTCTTATGAGCAAAGCTGCCTTGGATCCTGTCCCTGTCTCGACTCTGAAGAACCCATTGCCCGCAGGAGGAGAGCCTAGCCGACAGCTTCTCTGCCTTCTCGCAGTTCGGGCTGAGGCTGCTGCGCCAGCTCCGAGTTTACTTCCCTGCCACCAACAGCACGGCTGTGTATCGTTTGGGGCTGCTGCTGAAGTGGGTGTCGCACAGCGGGACCAGGGGGCTGCAGGGCTGGGGGTCGGGGTGGCCTCCTCAGCTGGCTGTCCTCCTCAGGTGCCTCGAGAAGGTACAGCTCTTCCAGCCAGTCTTCGCCGTCTGTCCCTTCGAGACAGAGCTCAACGTGGACATAGCCGCGGCCCTGAAGGTGTGTCTGGATCCATCTTGGCCCTCCCTCCCTTGGCCCCTGCCAGGGTCTGCTGCCCACAGCCACTTAATCTGACTCTCGCCTTCAATCCACTGTGTTGCTTTACTGGCTGCTGCTACAGCGGGGCAACCGGGAGTGGTACGACCAGCTCCTGAACACCAAGTGTCCTCGAGAGCAGGTGTGGATCTGGAGGGCATGGACTGGAGACACAGGGCATTCAGGGGCTCACTGGTCACTCCAAGCCTGGCTTTCTTGCAGCCTGGGCCGCAGCGCCTAGCGGGGCTTGTTGAGCTTGCAGACATCATCTACGAGGACTTGCAGTCCTGCTATGGGGTCTACGCCAGCCTCTTCTACGGGTAGGCCCTTCCCTTGGGTGCTGCTGCCAGGCCAGAACGGGCTGGGTTGGGAGGGTAGGGCTGGCTGTAGGGGAAACGGGTGTCTGAGACATGTCTTTTGCAGTATCCTTAAGGTGGACTTCTTCACTCTTACCTTCCGGCAGCTGGAACGTCTGGTGAGGGGGGTCCCTTATCCTGGGTGCTTGTGGGAACTGGAGATCAGGGAGAAGCCCCTGGTTAAGAGGGTCCCTAGGTTAACTTGGGAAGTTGCCTAACTCCACCATCTGAGGCAGGTGGCTGATGAGGCATGGGTACTGACAGAGGAGCTGAGCCCCAAGATGAACCTAGAGGTGGCCTCGGGGCTCTTTGAGCTCTACCTGACCCTGGCAGATATCCAGCGCTTCTGGAGCTACATCCCTGGACGGTGGGTACCCTACCTGGAACTGGTATCCCCTTAGCTCTGAGCCTGGAGACCTCTGGGTGAAGGCATGTGAGTACCGATAGGCTCTGAGCGAGTGTTCACTGCAGGGAAAGCCGCTCGCTAGCCCTGGCTGGCATCCACACCCCGTTCCTGCCAGCCGTGAAGCTCTGGCTGCATGTGCTGAGGGACCAGGCCAAGTGGCGCCTGCAGGGAGCTGTGGATGTCGACACGGTGAGTGTGTGCTCAGTTGCATGGTGCTGGCTCATCCTGTACGCTTGCAACATCAGCCCCCTTCTGCCTTTGTAGCTGGAGCCTGTGGATGCTGCCTCCAAACACAGCAGCTCCGCGGCcaccgccagcctctgcctcactcACATCCAGGAGCTCTGGGTTCGCCTAGCCTGGCCTGACCCTGTCCAGGCCCAGGGACTAGGGACTCAGCTCAGCCAGGTACGTGGGCTAGGGATAGGTGGGGAGCAGATCTGGAGATGGGGCAGGGGCGGGGCCCCACGCTCCCAGCCCATCTCTGTCCCAGGACATGTGTGAGGCTTCCCTCTTCTACACGGAACTGCTGAGGAAGAAGGTGGACACCCAGCCCGGGGCTGCTGGTGAGGCTGTGAGTGAGCAGGTGAGTGGCTGGATGTCAGGTGAGGCCAGCAGGTGGCTGGGTGGGGTCACCCCCCCCACTCCCTTGGC containing:
- the Baiap3 gene encoding BAI1-associated protein 3; amino-acid sequence: MSALLDIKSSVLRQVQVCPSFRRKTEQEPESTDTQEPPTGAWKPGDGVEFFAHMRLILKKGDGRQGLPCPEVLLRSGSPAPAEPVDPNRGLRALTQEEVEMLYEEALYTVLHRAGTMGPDQVDDEEVLLNYLQQVFGTSSEEHMEAIARVKKAKAPTYALKVSVMRAKNLLAKDPNGFSDPYCMLGILPASSAPQESSGQKEQRFGFRKSSKRSSPLPAKCIQVTEVKSSTLNPVWKEHFLFEIEDVNTDQLHLDIWDHDDDVSLAEACRKLNEVIGLKGMSRYFKQIVKSARANGTAGPTEDHTDDFLGCLNIPIREVPVAGADRWFKLEPRSSASRVQGDCHLVLKLITTQRDTAMSQRGRSGFLSYLLLLSRVLRFEHRVEEPNSSSWRGELSGPGTTVLCLHGAQSNLSPLQLAVLHWQVSSRHHQSRTLDYGYLLGLLEDVQAHWEEAASLPQEQEESLADSFSAFSQFGLRLLRQLRVYFPATNSTAVYRLGLLLKCLEKVQLFQPVFAVCPFETELNVDIAAALKRGNREWYDQLLNTKCPREQPGPQRLAGLVELADIIYEDLQSCYGVYASLFYGILKVDFFTLTFRQLERLVADEAWVLTEELSPKMNLEVASGLFELYLTLADIQRFWSYIPGRESRSLALAGIHTPFLPAVKLWLHVLRDQAKWRLQGAVDVDTLEPVDAASKHSSSAATASLCLTHIQELWVRLAWPDPVQAQGLGTQLSQDMCEASLFYTELLRKKVDTQPGAAGEAVSEQLCVVLNNVELVRRAAGQALRGLTWPEGASGLDGGLPRPLLSCLQALDEDLQREAHTVTAHLTSKMVADIRKFVQHISLSPDSIQNDEAVAPLLKYLDEKLALLNDSLVKENLNRVLEALWELLLQAILQALSANRDVSADFYGRFHFTLEALVSFFHAEGQGLPLENLRDGSYKRLEEELRLHKCSTRECIEQFYLDKLKQRSLEQNRFGRLTVRCHYEAAEQRLAVEVLHAADLLPLDANGLSDPFVIVELGPPHLFPLVRSQRTQVKARTLHPVYDELFHFSVPAEACRRRGACVLFTVMDHDWLSTNDFAGEAALGLGGVSGIARPHVGGGMRPGQPITLHLRRPRAQVRSALRMLEGRSNKEAQEFVKKLKELEKCMEADL